CTACCTCGTAGCGGACCGACGGCTCCGCCGGTGCCTGCTCGAGCACCACGAAGTCTTCTGTCCCCACCGCCGTCGCTCGGTGCACCAGATGCGTGCCGTCGGGGCCGCCGCCGCGATACACGACGAAGCCCCCAGCGACCTCCGCGGGCGCGTCGAGCGCGCCGACGAGGGACACCCGCATAGACATGCTCGTGCTCTCGTCCGCCACCGTGAACGCGCCGCTTGCCCTCTCCGGCAAGCTCACCTGCGCCGGGCGCACCACCCTCGCGAGCGCCGCCTCCCCGATCCGCGGACGCAGCCGCGCACCCTCGCTCCGAAAGGACTCGGCCTCCGCCTCCCCCAACACCGGCGCGGGCCGCAACTGGTGCCCGCCGGCAGGGGCAAGACCTCTGGGCGCCCCCGCCGGCACGCCCGCGCGATCCGCCACCCGGAAGCGTTGCTGGATCGACGTCACCACGGCCCGGGCCGCTGCGGACTCCGCTGCCGTGACGTGAAGCTGCCCGGTGGCCCTGCCGGCGTCGTCGCCTCGCACATCATCTCTCTTATCGGATGCCGCGCACGCTCCCGCCACTCCCGCGACGAGCGCACCGACCCCGCAGATCCCAAAGACGCGCCACAGTGCTTCCACCGCCGTGACCCCCTTCGTGAGGTTCTTGCGAACGATGTGAGCGTAACACGGCCCTGATGGCAGGTGACGGCGGTGATGTCGAGAGCAAGGTAACCCCTGCAATCCGCGGCTGAGAGCGCCCTCACCCGCCAGCGTACGCCGAGCGCACGATCTTCGCGATCGTCGCCAGCTGCATGTTGCTCGTGCCTTCGTAGATCTTGCCGATCTTGGAGTCGCGGAAGAGCTTCTCGACTGGGTACTCTTTGGTGAAACCCACGCCGCCCATCAGCTCGATGGCGAGGCTGGCGGTGCGCTCGGCGACCTGGGACGAGAACAGCTTGGCCATGGCAGCCTCCTTCACGAAGGGCTGGCCGGCGTCCTTCAGGCGCGCCGCGTTGTAGACCATGAGCTTGGCCGCCTCGATCTCCGTCGCCATCTGCGCGTACTGAAACTCCATGCCCTGGAACTCGGCGATTGATTTGCCGAACTGCTTGCGCTCCACGCTGTACTTCAGCGCGTGGTCGAAGGCGCCCTCGGCCAGTCCGAGCATCTGAGCGCCGATGCCGATGCGGCCCTCGTTCAGCGTCTCGATCGCGATCTTGTACCCGACGCCGACCTCACCCAGCACGTTCTCGGCTGCGACCTCGCAGTCCTCGAGGATGAGCTCCGTGGTGCTCGAGGCGCGGATGCCGAGTTTGTCTTCCTTCTTGCCGACGGAGAAACCGGCCTGGCCCTTCTCGACCAGGAACGCCGTGATGCCCTTGTAGCCCTTGGCGAAGTCCGTGTTCGCGAACACGATGAAGAGCGAGCTCTCGGCGCCGTTCGTGATCCAGAGCTTGCGCCCGTTCAGCAGCCACTTGTCGCCGCGTTTCTCGGCGCGGGTCTTGAGCGCGAAGGCGTCGGAGCCGGAGCCGGCCTCGCTCAAGGCGTACGAGCCGACCCACTCACTCGCCAGCTTGGGTAGGTAGCGCTTCTTCTGTTCGGCGTTGGCCCAGCGCAGGATGCAGTTGTTGACCAGCGTGTTCTGTACGTCGACGAACACCGAGATGCTCGGGTCGACCTCGGCCAGGGCCTCGACCGCGAGCACGGCGTTGAAGAACGAGCTCTCGGCGCCGCCGTATTCACTCGGCACCTCGACCGCCATCACCCCGAGCTCGAACAGGCCCGCGACGAGGGACTTGTCGACGGCGCCGGCTCGGTCCATCTCATGGACCTTGGGGGCCACCTGCTCGCGCGCAAACGCGAGCACGGCGTCCTTGAACATGCGCTCTTCTTCGGTCAAGGCGGTGAGGGCGGATTGGGTCATGGCGCGCTCCATCTAGCACAGGGTTTCGCTTTTTGACCTATGCTGCACGTCAGTGGCTGGCAATAGCTTTGGAGAGTGCTTCCGGGTCACCACCGCGGGTGAGTCGCACGGCCCCGCCAACGTGGTGATCATCGACGGCTGTCCGCCGGGCATGGCGCTCTCGGTCGACGACCTCTGCGCAGATCTCGCGCGCCGTCGGCCCGGGCAGAGTCACGTGACGACGCAACGCGCGGAGGCCGACGAGCCCGAGATCTTGTCGGGCGTGTTCGACGGCAAGACCACGGGCACCGCGCTCGCGATCCTGATCCGGAACCAGGATCAAAAAAGCCAGGATTACGCGGCGATTGCCGACAAGTATCGCCCGGGCCACGCCGACTACACCTACGACGCGAAGTACGGCCTGCGAGACTACCGAGGCGGGGGTCGGGCCAGCGCGCGCGAGACCGTTGCGCGGGTCGCGGCCGGTGCGGTGGCGAGGAAGCTGATCGCGGAGGCGTTCGGCGGGCAGGTGCTCGCGTACGTGGTCCGGATCGGAGACGAGGTCGCAACGATTGCAGAGCCGGCGAGTCTGGTCCGCAGCGACGTGGAACAACTACCGGACGGCTCGCCGAACATCGTGCGTTGCCCGGACCCGGCGGCCGCCGCACGCATGGTCACGCTGATCGAGAGCGTGCGTAAGCAGCAGGACTCCGTCGGTGGCATCGCCGAGATCGTCGCGACGGGCGTGCCGCCGGGCCTCGGTGAGCCGGTGTTCGACAAGCTCAAGGCCGAGCTCGCCAAGGCGCTGTTCTCGATCCCTGCCGTCGTCGGGGTCGAGTACGGGTCGGGATTTGCGGCGGCCTCGCTCCGTGGCAGCGAACACAACGACGCGTTCGTCGCGGAGGGTGGCCGCATCGCGACGCGGGGCAACCACCACGGCGGCATGCTGGGCGGAATTTCGAGTGGCATGCCCATCGTGCTGCGCGCGGCCGTCAAACCCACGAGCAGCTTGCCGCGCGAGCAGGACACGGTGACCCGGGCGGGCGAACCCACGACCATTCGCACTGGCGGCCGCCACGACCCGTGTTTGCTGCCGCGCTTCGTGCCCGTTGCCGAGGCGATGGTGGCCATCGTGCTGGCAGATCACTGGCTCCGGCAGCGCGCGAGCGGGCGCGCCTGACGAACGAGCGCCCTCTTGCCAACCCACGACGTCCGAGCCCGCGCGTCCGCGCTGCGTCAACCAATGGGCAGCACGTGCGCGCGCTCTTCTCGATAGATGCGCAGCGCGAGCTGACCCGCGGCCGAGTCGCGAAAGTGTCGGACCTCGGAGCGCAGCGCGCCGGACGCTTGATCCTCGGTCGGCAGCGGCCAGCCGTACTCCGGCGGCAAGAGCACCGGAGCTGCCAGCGCAGCAAAGGTCAGATCTGCAGCCGTGAACTGATCGCCGGTCAAGAACCGCCGTCCGTCCGCCATGCGTGCGTCCACTTCGCTGAACACGGCGCGAACACGCTCGCGCGAGCGGCGCGCACCCTCGGAGTCGACCTTCATTCCGCGCCGCATCATGCCGCGGATGGCCGGCAGCGCGCCGGAGAAGGCCAGCTGCTGGGCCCTGGTGATTCCGGGGGTGAACAGCGCCTTCATCAGCGCGTCGTCATCCAGGATGTGAAAGTAGATCACGCGCCGAGTGTGCGGGCCGAGCTTGGTGTCGAAGTGATCTTCCAGCTCCAGAGCCTGACGTCGCTGCTCCCCGCTCCCGTACAGCGCCCCGCTCGTGTGGCGGTCACACAGCTCCAGGATGTCAGTTGAATCCCCGAGCGTGCCGCTGTCGGTCACCAGCACGGGCACACTCCGGCTGCCGCCACTCTTGCGTGCCGCCAGCATGTGCAAGAGCGGCGCCTGGGGCTCCTCTTCGAACGGCACACGCGAGCGACCCAGGGCCCAGCGGGCTTTTTCGCAGTAGTGACTGGGGCCGAGCGTGATCAGTCGATAGGCGGGCATCCTCACAGCGCCAGTAGCCCCGCACTTCGGCGCCGGCAAGCTCCTCGCGAGGGAGGATTTCCACTATCGTCCGCGGTCCGTGGCCTCCGTGACGATTCGCGGCGTGGAGAAGCAGTTCGGGCAGACACGCGTGCTGTCCGGCGTGGACATCGACGTGGAAGACGGCGGCTTCGCCGTGCTCGTTGGCCCATCGGGTTGTGGCAAGTCCACGCTGCTTCGACTGATCGCCGGGCTCGAAGAGGTGGACCAAGGCAGCATTCTTTTTGGCGGTCGCGATGTGACCCGCCTCCCGCCGCGCGAGCGCGACATCGCGATGGTGTTCCAGTCGTACGCGCTCTACCCGCACCTCACCGTGCGTCAGAACCTGGCGTTCGGGCTCGAGCTCCGCAAGACCCCCAAGGACGAGATCCAGAAGCGCGTCGACGAGGCGGCGGACATGCTTGGGCTCGGGCAGCTGCTGCAGCGCTTCCCGAGACAGCTCTCTGGCGGGCAACGCCAGCGGGTTGCGATGGGGCGGGCGATCGTGCGGCGCGCGGAGGTCTTTCTGTTCGACGAGCCGCTGTCGAACCTCGACGCCGCGCTCAGAGCTCAGGTCCGCGTCGAGATCCGAAAGCTCCACGATCGGATCGGTGCAACGAGTGTCTACGTCACTCACGATCAGGTCGAAGCCATGACCCTGGCCGACCAGATCTTCGTGCTCAACAAGGGCTGCGTCGAACAGTCGGGTCCGCCGCTCGAGGTGTACGCGCGGCCGGCCACGCGTTTCGTGGCGGCGTTCCTGGGCAGTCCCGCCATGAACTTCATCGACGCCGAGCTGCAGAAGAACGGCGAGAAATGGCAGCTCTCCGCCGCGGGCGTGAGCATCGAGCCGCCACCGAGCGCGCTCGGCGCGGCTCCGCGACCCGGCCCGGTCACCCTCGGAGTGCGCCCCCACGACGTGGCGCAAGTCGAAGCTCTCGAGGGCGCATCCGTCGGCGAGATCCGCGCGGAGGTCGAGGTGCTCGAGGCGCTGGGCAGCGAGTCGTTTGCGCACTGCAAGGTCGCGGGCGCAGCCTTCGTCGCGCGCCTGCCCGGGGCTTCGCGGCCGGCGCGCGGCGTCGAGCTCTTGCTGGGCATCGAGGCCGAGCACGTCCACGTTTTCGACGGCGAGACCGGGCGTGCGCTCTGGAGCCAGGAGAGCTGAGGCATGTTTCCGTTTCGCAAGACCACCGCGCTGGTCACCGGCGCATCTTCCGGTATCGGGCTGGAGCTCGCGCGACAGCTGGCGGAGCGCGGCGCAAGCCTGGTGCTGACCGCACGCTCGCAGGACAAACTCGAGGCGCTGGCGCAAGAGCTGAGCCAGCAATACTCCGTGAAGGCGCGCGTGGTCGTGGCGGATCTCGCTCGTCCACGCGGCGCGCTGGAGCTGTGCGCCGACGTCGACGCGCTCGGCATCGACATCGATCACCTGATCAACAACGCGGGCTTCGGGGACGCCGGCGCACTGACCCGGGCCGACCCCGAGAAACTCGCCGAGATGGTGCGGCTCAACTGCGAAGCGGTCGTGGTGCTCGCTCGCCACTTTCTGCCCGGCATGCTGGCTCGCAGGCGCGGGGGTGTGCTGAACGTGGCCTCGACCGCCGCGTTCCAGCCAATGCCCTACATGGCGACCTACGCCGCGACCAAGGCCTTCGTGCTGAGCTTCTCGGCCGCGCTGGCGAAAGAGGTGGAAGGCCAGGGCGTGCATGTCACCGCGCTCTGCCCGGGACCCGTGCCGACCGGATTCCAGGCGGCCGCCGGCATCGAGCCGGGCATGGAGCGCATTGCCGCGCTGAGCGCCAGCGAGACCGCATCCCAGGCGCTTTCCGCGTACGCGGACGGCGACGCGGTGTGTGTGCCGGGCGCGGTGAATCGCGCGCAGACCCTGTTCAGCAAGCTGGCGCCGCGAGGGCTCCTCACGAGCGCCGTTGCAGCAGCAATGAAGCGCACCGGTCGGGCGAAATGAAGCGCGCGCTACTGTTTGCGCTGTTTGCCTGCGCCTTGCTCGTTGCCCGAAGTGGGCGCGCGGAGGAGCCCCTCGCCGTCTGGCACGCCTATCGAGGCGACGAGAAGGCCGCGCTCGATCAGGTGCTCGCGGAGTTCGAACGCACGACCGGCATTCACGTCGAGGCGCTGCAAGTGCCGCACGACGCATACGCCTCGAAGCTGACCGCCGCCGTGCCGCGCGGACACGGCCCGCATCTGTTCATCGACTCCCACGAGCGCATCGGTGATCTCGAAGAGCGAGGGGTGGTCGCGCCGATCGGGCGGGAGCTGGCGGGGAGCGGACAGTATCCGGCGCGGGCGCTCGAGGCGCTCGCGACGAACGGCGGGCTGCGGGGGCTGCCCCTCGCGCTCAAGTGCCTCGCGCTGTACGTGAACCCGAAGCTGGTGCCCAACGTTCCGACGACGATCGAGGGCATCGCAGCGCTCCGGGCCACGCTCCCCAAAGATGTGGTGCCGCTCGCGTACGAGACGCGGAACATGTACTTTCACGCGGCGTTTCTGCATGCCTTCGGTGGCGCGCAGCTCGCGCCCGACGAGAAGTTCGGTTTTGACAGCCCAGCGGGCGTGCGCTCGCTCGAGTTCGTCCAACGTTTGATGCGCGAAGGCGCAGTTCCGGACGAGGCGTCGGGCGCCGTGGTCGGCGAGCTGTTCAAGACCGGCAAAGCCGCGACGGCCATCAGCGGGCCGTGGTTCGCGAGTGATCTGTCCGGCGGGCTCGAATACCGCGTCGTGCCACTGCCCCGAGTCGAAGCAGCGGGCGCGCCGCTCGCGCCCTTTCTCACCGTAGAAGCGGCGTCACTCACGCCGCGCGGGCGCACGAACCCGGGAGCGTTGCGCCTGCTCTCGTTCATCGCAGGCGAGGCGGGCGCGGACATTCGTGCGCGCGTCGGGCGGCAGGTGGTGGCCCGTACGACGTTGCCGCCGAGCGCGCGGGGAGACGCCTTCCTGGCCGCCTTTGCGGCTCAGGCCGAGCTCTCCGTCCCGATGCCCTCGTCGCCGCGCATGCGTACTACCTGGGAGCCCGCCGAGCGCGCTCTGAAGAAGACCTTGTCGGGCAGCGTAAGCGCCGAGGCCGCTCTGGCAGAAGCTTCCCGCCGGTTCGACGACGTCGTGCGCCCCCCACCCCCGCGCAAATCACCCAGCACGCTGCTCGTGCTCCTGGGCCTGGGCCTGTTGTTTGCGGCCTACGGCGTCTTCCAGCGCTCGCGCCAGGTTGAGCTGTGGCCCGAGATCCGACGCTCGATGCCGGCTTACAAATGGGTGGCGCACGCGGTGATCGCGACTGGCGCGCTGGTCATCCTGCCCATCGCGGTCGGCGCGGGCACGGCGCTGTTTGCGGGGCGGCCGGGTGAGATGCACTACGTGGGACTCGCAAACTTCATCGAGATCCTGACCGCGCGGGGCGGACCGCTCTTGTCGAGCGGCTCGTTCTACCTGGTGCTCCTGGTCACCGTGTTGTGGACGGTGGCCAACCTCGCGCTGCACGTCGGCATCGGTTTCGCTCTCGGCCTACTTCTGTCGCGCCCGAGCCTGAGGCTCAAGCCGCTCTACCGAGTGCTCTTGATCTTGCCGTGGGCCGTGCCCTCGTACGTCACTGCCCTGGCGTGGAAGGGCATGTTCAGCCGCCAGTTCGGCGCGGTCAGCGCGTTGCTCGAGGCAATGGGGGTCGAGCCATTCTCGTGGTGGGCGCGCTTCTCGACCGCGTTCTCTGCGAACCTCGCCACCAACGTCTGGCTCGGCTTCCCGTTCATGATGGTGGTCACCCTTGGCGCGCTGACCTCGGTGCCGAAGGAAGTGCTCGAGGCGGCCGAAGTGGATGGCGCAACACGCTGGCAGCGTTTGTGGCGCGTCACCGTGCCGATGGTCGTGCCCACGATGTTGCCGGCGGTCCTCTTGGGCGCGATCTGGACCTTCAACATGTTCAACGTCGTGTTCCTGGTGTCCGGTGGTGAGCCGGACGGCACGACGGACATCCTCGTGTCCGAGGCCTACCGCTGGGCGTTCACGCGGCAGGCGCAGTACGGCTACGCTGCGGCCTACGCGGTCCTGATCTTCTTGCTCCTGGCCATCGCGTCGAAGCTGATGTCGGGTGTCGGGGCTCGGAGGGCGGCCACATGAGCACCCCCAGCAGCGAGCGGCGTGTCAGCGTCGTCGAGAGTGTGGGTTCTCACCTCGCGATCCTGGCCGCGGTGGTGTTTGCGCTGTATCCGGTGCTGTGGGTGGTCTCCACGGCGTTTTCGGCCGGCAGTGCACCGGAACGCCGGCTGTTGCCCATCCCGCGCCAGCTCACCCTCGAGCACGTGGCGGCCTTCGCCGGTAGTCCACACGTGTTCTCGCAGGCCGCGAGCTCGCTCATCGTCAGCCTTGCCACGGCGCTGGTCGGCATCGCCATTGCGCTGCCCGCGGCGTACGCGCTCTCGCGCTTCTCTTTTGCCGGCAAGGAATCGGGAGTGCGCGTGCTGCTGGCCACGCAGATGTTCCCGATGGTGGCGAGCGCGGTGCCGCTCTACATGGTCCTCGAGTACCTGCACTTGCTCGATACCCGCACCGGGCTGGTGGTCTGTTACGCCACGACCAGCGTGCCTTTTGCGATCTTTCAGCTGCGCGGCGCCTTCGACTCGATCCCGAAGGATCTGGAAGAAGCCGCCATGGTCGACGGGGCAACCCGGCTCGGGGCTTTTCTGCGGGTGGTGCTGCCCGCCGCCCGCCCGGCCATCGCCGTCACCGGGTTGTTCGCCTTCATGAGCGCTTACAACGAGTTCATTCTGGCGGCGACGATCCTGGGACGCGAAGAGGCGTTGACCTTGCCGGTGGTGCTGCAGCGCTACGTGGGTGAGCACGACGCGGCCTGGGGCACGTTCGCCGCGGGCTCCATTCTGGTGAGCCTGCCCGTGATGTTGTTGTTCTACGTCGTGCAGCGAAACCTGGTGTCGGGGTTGACCGCCGGTGGCGTGAAGGGTTGACCACCAGCAGGCCGACGTTCGTCGCTTGACGTCGCATCTCGGCAGGGTTTGACCCGGGAGCGAGACATGCATCATATCCCTCAGGACACGGGCTGGATCGAGGTCATCACCGGCTGCATGTTCAGCGGCAAGACCGAGGAGTTGATCCGGCGCCTGAACCGCGCGCGCTACGCCAAACAGCGCGTGAAGATCTTCAAACCGCGGATCGACGCGCGCTACGCACCCGACAGCGTCGTGAGCCACTCCAAGCAGGAGCTCACCGCGGTCGCGATCGATGATGCCAACGAGATGCTCGAACACACCGAGGACGTGGACGTGGTGGGCATCGACGAGGCGCAGTTCTTCGGAGCGCCCGTGGTGGCGGTGGCCGAGCGGCTCGCCAACGAGGGCAAGAGGGTCGTCGTGGCGGGGCTCGATCAGGACTATCTCGGGCGCCCCTTCGAGCCGATGCCGCACTTGATGGCGGTGGCCGAGTACGTGACCAAGAACCTCGCGATCTGCATGCGCTGTGGCAACCCCGCGGATCGTTCACAACGTCTGGTGCGGCGTGACGCCACCGTGGTCGTGGGTGGAACCGAGTCCTACGAAGCGCGCTGTCGGCGTTGTTTCGACCCGACGCTATCGGCGCCATCGCAGACGGAGCTCTTCGACGGTGCACCGAACGAAGCCTGAGCCGCGGGTCACTGGCGGCCGCAGACGGTCGTGAGCACCGCTTCGAGCCGCCCGAGCCCGCGCACCTTCTCCAGCGAGCTCGGCATCGCGCGCACGATGCTGGTGTAGTCCTGAAGTCTGCGAGCGTCCGCGCCGGTGACGCGCAGCGCGGCCTTTTCCAGGGCGTTCAGCTCGGCGTCGGTGGGCAGAGCCCGGGTCGCGATCAACAGGTTGACGGCGAAGTTGACCCAGTCGGCGGATGGCAACGCCTGGGCCAGTGACAGCGACAACTTGATCGCGAGCTCGCGCGACAGGTTGTCGCAAGTGCCGCCGGCGGCCGACGCGAGCACCTCGAGCAGGCGCCCTTTCAGGATGCCCTCCGCGCGCGCCGCATCACCCGTGCCGATGGCTCGCTCCGCGACACTCCCCAGCAGCTCGAGCGCGTGGGCTTTCGAGGTTGCCGCCGCGGGCCCTGTGGGTGGCGGATTGAGCGAGGTCACCAGGGTCGGGCGCCCTGAAGGACGCTGGTCCGGGGGCAGGGTGTCGCGGGCTTCGCCGACGGACAGCTCGAGCTCGAAATCGCCAACCAAGATACGATCGCCAACGGCGAGGGGTTGTCGTCCGCGAGTCACGCGGCGTCCGTTGACGAAGACGCCGTTTGCGCTGCCGAGATCTTCGATGCTGGGGCCACTTGGGTCGATGACGACGCGTGCGTGCAAGCGCGACACCTTCGGGCCGTCCAGGATCACCTGACAGTGAGCGCTGCGGCCGAGCTCGAATACCCCCGGAGCCAAGGGCAGCCAGCCATGGGGGAGCTTCAGTCGGTAGGGCGGCGACGCAGGGGTCAACGGCCCCATCCTGCCTTGTGGGTCAGCGCATGAAAACCGCGGAAGCTCCCGGGCCGCTGGCCTTCCCTCAGCAAGGCTTGCAATTGCAGGAATTTCCACAGGTGACGGTGGGCTTGGAGCCGCCGCCGCAGGCGCCGGTGCAGCTGTTCTTTCCACAGGCCACCGTGACTCCTGCGCATGCGTTGACCTCCGAGCCGCAGCTGACGGAACAAGGCCCGTCCGAGCACTCGAGATGGGCGCCGCCGCAGCCGAGCTTCACGGAGCAGTCGAGGCTGCATTGGGTACCGGTCGGGCACTTGAAGGTGCCGCTGGCACACGCACCTTGGAAAGTGCACTCGACCTTGCAGGCATATCCCTGCGGGCAAGTGATGGTCTTGTTGTTGCACTCGTTCGGGGTGTCGCAAAGGATGCTGCACACTCCGTTGCCGCAGCCGCCGTCGCATATGACAGGACAAGAGCTGCCGGTCGGTGCCGCCGCAGTTCCGCAGGCAAGGGTGCCGCCGGTTCCGCCTGACGCGCCGGTACCACCGGATGCACCCGTGCCACCGGATGCACCCGTGCCACCGGATGCGCCCGTGCCACCGGATGCATGCACCCGTGCCACCCGATGCGCCCGTGCCACCCGATGCGCCCGTGCCGGCCTGGCCCGCGGAGCCGCCGCTGCCCGCGCCGCCGCCGGTCGTCGTGGTGCCGCCGGCCGCACCAATCCCGCCCGATCCGCCGGAGTCCTCGACGCTGGGCGGCGTGTCTGGAAACAGGCTACATGCCACCGCCGCGAAGCTCAGACTGAACAACAGCGCGCCGCGCACGAACGCCACTATGCCACACGGATGCGGAGCTGGGGTGAGTCGACCCTCCCGCGCTTTGCCCTTATAGTGACGAAGTGCGAAATACGCCGGTCACATGGCCGCGCGCGGAGCTGAACGGAGGTGTTCCGACGAGGGCACGCCGCTTCGCGCTGCTGATCGAGGGTACCGAAGTTCCACTGTCTCGCGGTGAGCTGCTCTTGGGGCGAAGCCGCAGTTGTCAGGTGATCGTCGATGACATGCTGGTGTCGCGTCACCACGCGCGACTCCTGGTCTCGAAGGCCACGCTGTTCGTCGAGGATCTGGGCAGCTCCAACGGCGTCATCGTCAACGAGGTTCGCATCGCGGGGCCAACGCCCCTCGGCGAGGGCGACCGCGTCATCGTCGGGACCCAAGAGTTAGTCGTGCACGCCGTCGACGACGGCGTAGAGACGCTCGAGCCGCCGTCTCCGCCTCGCGCAAAACAGGTCACGCCTCGCGCGCAGGTGTCGGTGCAGCTGGCCTCTGTCTCGGTGAAGCGCGTGCAACCCACCCAACCGGAGATTTCCCTTCGACAAGCGCTCGGAGACGACGCGCGACTGCCTGAAAGTTCGCAGCACCCTGGCCGGGAGGGTGGCGAGGCGACCTTGCGCACCGAAAAGCAGGACGGCCTGCTGACCATGGCGCGCATGGCGGATCGAATGATGAGCATGGGGCGTCACGACGCGGCCGCGCGGCTGCTTGGCGACCACCTGAAGGGTGTGCTGGCCAAGGCCAAGGAAGGTCGAAGTGTTCCGAAGGACGTGCTCGAGACCGTCGGGACGTACGGCGTCAAGCTCACGGACGTCACCGGCGATGGGCAGTGGGCAAACGTCGCCATCGAGTTGCATCTCTTGGCCATTCGTCCGTTGCCGGACAAATCCGTCACCGTGCTCGAAGCTTCGATGGCGCGGGCTCCGGGCATCGATCGCCCGCTCGTTCTTCGCTACAAAGCAGCGCTGCGCGCCGCCGAGGAGAAATTCTCGAAGGCGGAGCAGGCGCTCTTGGACCGCATCTATATGATCCCGACCAGGTGACGTGTGGGGGCAGCCGAAGTCGCACCAAGCTACGAGAATCGCCGCCGTCACGCGGGAGCGAAGCTCGGCCGTTATCAGGTCGGGACTCGGCTCGGTGTCGGCGGAAGCGCGGCGGTGTACCTGGGTCGGCTCCCCGGTCCGATGAACTTCGAGCGACTCGTCGCGATCAAGGTCGTGCACGACCACCTCTCGGAAGAGAAGGAGTTCATCAGCCAGTTCCTTGACGAGGCGAACCTGTTGGTGCGGCTTGCTCACCCCAACATCGTGCAGGTGCATGAGCTGGGTCGCGAGGGTGACACGCTGTTTCTCGCGATGGAGTACCTGCACGGGCAGCCGCTCTCGAAGTTGATCAGCTCACTCGGGCGGCGCTCCAAGCGTTTGGAGCCGGGGCTCGTGGCGTGGCTCGGCGCAAGAACGGCGGAGGGTCTGGGGTTCGCCCACGACCTCAAGGATGAACAGGGGCAGTCGCTTGGGCTCGTCCACCGCGACATCAGTCCGCAGAACGTGTTCATCAACTACGACGGGAGTGTGAAGCTGATCGATTTCGGCATCGCACGCGCCGCCGGTCGCATCGCTCAGACCACACTCGGGCGCGTCAAGGGCAAGTTCAGCTACATGGCGCCAGAGCAGGTGCTGGGCAAGGACTTCGACCATCGAGTCGATCTGTTTGCGTTGGGTGCCACGCTGTATGAGGCAGCGCTGGGATCCAGGTTGTTTGCGGGCGTCGATGAGTCCGCGACCTTGCACAAACTACTGTTCGAAGCGGTTCCGGATCCGCGCAGCCGTGTGCCGGGCTTCCCCGATGAGCTCGCGGAAATATTGAAGCGTGCGCTCCAGACCGAGCCGGAGGAGCGGTATCAGACCGCGGCAGAGCTGGCTCGGGACCTGGACGCCTTCGTGAAAGCCGCCGGGATCGACGACCCGCAGCAGTTGCTCGCGGACTCGATGCACGGTTTGTTCGAGCAGGAGCGGGGCGAACAACAAAAGTCGATCGAATCGCTGAGGAGTGCGGGCTTCGAGACCGTGACGGACCGAGAGCTTCCGGTCGAGGCGGGGCGTTCCAGTGGCGTGATCTCGCGTCCAGCGCCGCCTCAGCCCCAGCTCTGGAAGTATGCGGCGTTGGGGTTTGCCATTGTCCTGACCACTGGCGTGACGGTGCTCGCGGTGCGCAGCAATCCCACTCCGGCGCCTGGCCCGGCGCCGAGCGTCGCGGAGCCGAGCAACGTCAGCATCGAGGTCACGACCCAACCGGAGGCCAGCGCCACCATCCTGGTCGCTGGGATCGCCGCTCAGGGCAAGCCGGCACGCAGCAGCGTGCAGCGCGGTTCGGCCCCGGTCGAAGTGGCGGTGACCGCAGAAGGGTTCGAGCGGGCGGTGTTGACCGTGATCCCCGATCGCGACCGAGGGGTGGTGGTCCCGCTGAAGAAGATCGTCGAAGCCCCGCCGACCCCTCCGCCCAGCGCCAGCGCCGAAAAACCAGCGAAGCCAGAGGGCAAGGCCGGCCCCCAGGCGGGCACTCCGATCAAGAAGAACGACCCGCTGGTGACCAAGTATCCCTTCGGGAAATAGCTGCCGTGCGCCGCTGACAGGGGCCCGCGGTAGGG
The genomic region above belongs to Myxococcales bacterium and contains:
- the aroC gene encoding chorismate synthase, which gives rise to MAGNSFGECFRVTTAGESHGPANVVIIDGCPPGMALSVDDLCADLARRRPGQSHVTTQRAEADEPEILSGVFDGKTTGTALAILIRNQDQKSQDYAAIADKYRPGHADYTYDAKYGLRDYRGGGRASARETVARVAAGAVARKLIAEAFGGQVLAYVVRIGDEVATIAEPASLVRSDVEQLPDGSPNIVRCPDPAAAARMVTLIESVRKQQDSVGGIAEIVATGVPPGLGEPVFDKLKAELAKALFSIPAVVGVEYGSGFAAASLRGSEHNDAFVAEGGRIATRGNHHGGMLGGISSGMPIVLRAAVKPTSSLPREQDTVTRAGEPTTIRTGGRHDPCLLPRFVPVAEAMVAIVLADHWLRQRASGRA
- a CDS encoding acyl-CoA dehydrogenase translates to MTQSALTALTEEERMFKDAVLAFAREQVAPKVHEMDRAGAVDKSLVAGLFELGVMAVEVPSEYGGAESSFFNAVLAVEALAEVDPSISVFVDVQNTLVNNCILRWANAEQKKRYLPKLASEWVGSYALSEAGSGSDAFALKTRAEKRGDKWLLNGRKLWITNGAESSLFIVFANTDFAKGYKGITAFLVEKGQAGFSVGKKEDKLGIRASSTTELILEDCEVAAENVLGEVGVGYKIAIETLNEGRIGIGAQMLGLAEGAFDHALKYSVERKQFGKSIAEFQGMEFQYAQMATEIEAAKLMVYNAARLKDAGQPFVKEAAMAKLFSSQVAERTASLAIELMGGVGFTKEYPVEKLFRDSKIGKIYEGTSNMQLATIAKIVRSAYAGG
- a CDS encoding glutathione S-transferase; amino-acid sequence: MPAYRLITLGPSHYCEKARWALGRSRVPFEEEPQAPLLHMLAARKSGGSRSVPVLVTDSGTLGDSTDILELCDRHTSGALYGSGEQRRQALELEDHFDTKLGPHTRRVIYFHILDDDALMKALFTPGITRAQQLAFSGALPAIRGMMRRGMKVDSEGARRSRERVRAVFSEVDARMADGRRFLTGDQFTAADLTFAALAAPVLLPPEYGWPLPTEDQASGALRSEVRHFRDSAAGQLALRIYREERAHVLPIG
- a CDS encoding SDR family oxidoreductase, translating into MFPFRKTTALVTGASSGIGLELARQLAERGASLVLTARSQDKLEALAQELSQQYSVKARVVVADLARPRGALELCADVDALGIDIDHLINNAGFGDAGALTRADPEKLAEMVRLNCEAVVVLARHFLPGMLARRRGGVLNVASTAAFQPMPYMATYAATKAFVLSFSAALAKEVEGQGVHVTALCPGPVPTGFQAAAGIEPGMERIAALSASETASQALSAYADGDAVCVPGAVNRAQTLFSKLAPRGLLTSAVAAAMKRTGRAK
- the ugpC gene encoding sn-glycerol-3-phosphate ABC transporter ATP-binding protein UgpC — its product is MASVTIRGVEKQFGQTRVLSGVDIDVEDGGFAVLVGPSGCGKSTLLRLIAGLEEVDQGSILFGGRDVTRLPPRERDIAMVFQSYALYPHLTVRQNLAFGLELRKTPKDEIQKRVDEAADMLGLGQLLQRFPRQLSGGQRQRVAMGRAIVRRAEVFLFDEPLSNLDAALRAQVRVEIRKLHDRIGATSVYVTHDQVEAMTLADQIFVLNKGCVEQSGPPLEVYARPATRFVAAFLGSPAMNFIDAELQKNGEKWQLSAAGVSIEPPPSALGAAPRPGPVTLGVRPHDVAQVEALEGASVGEIRAEVEVLEALGSESFAHCKVAGAAFVARLPGASRPARGVELLLGIEAEHVHVFDGETGRALWSQES